Proteins from one Ictidomys tridecemlineatus isolate mIctTri1 chromosome 14, mIctTri1.hap1, whole genome shotgun sequence genomic window:
- the Zfp42 gene encoding zinc finger protein 42 homolog: MESPSSSWADNDKDPSCELSPLAIGEDDFQDGYIECLLRGEFSESILGEDSLFKSLDCLEKGLGQDLPEQIFEASSLLESSLEYVKKGTTPELPQQTGEENSRRGCSEYGTGKKPPPTGRPCTNDRADPEQLTGFARKKRGKNTRQKKANNKSSLRSDIPVPGPKDHVCAECGRTFSESSKLKRHFLVHTGEKPYQCTFEGCGKRFSLDFNLRTHLCIHTGEKRFACTFPGCDKRFVQSNNLKVHFLTHLKTKQNK; this comes from the coding sequence CCCCAGCAGTTCCTGGGCTGACAATGACAAAGACCCTAGCTGTGAGCTCAGCCCTCTGGCTATTGGAGAGGATGATTTCCAGGACGGTTACATAGAATGCCTACTCAGAGGAGAGTTTTCTGAATCTATCCTGGGAGAAGATTCACTTTTTAAGTCCTTGGACTGCCTGGAGAAAGGATTAGGTCAAGACCTTCCCGAGCAGATTTTTGAAGCCAGCTCCCTTCTTGAATCTTCTTTGGAATATGTGAAAAAGGGGACAACACCAGAGCTTCCTCAGCAGACCGGTGAAGAGAATTCACGACGTGGGTGTTCTGAATACGGGACAGGCAAAAAGCCTCCTCCCACAGGGAGACCCTGCACCAACGACAGAGCAGATCCGGAACAGCTCACAGGATTTGCTAGAAAGAAGCGAGGGAAAAATACACGCCAAAAAAAGGCGAATAACAAATCTTCCCTGAGAAGCGACATCCCTGTTCCTGGTCCCAAAGATCACGTGTGTGCAGAATGTGGGAGAACATTCTCAGAGAGCTCAAAACTAAAGAGGCATTTTCTGGTTCATACCGGAGAGAAGCCCTACCAGTGCACCTTTGAAGGGTGCGGAAAGCGCTTTTCTCTGGACTTCAATTTGCGAACACATCTGTGCATCCACACTGGGGAGAAACGTTTTGCGTGTACCTTTCCAGGCTGTGACAAGAGGTTTGTTCAGTCAAATAACCTGAAAGTGCACTTCTTAACTCATTTGAAGACAAAGCAGAATAAATGA